atagtGTATAGTTCGGTATTTTTAATGCTCCCTGATACGTCCTAGAGCACGATGATCGCGACCTGTTCTGAAAACTGTGCTGAAACTGCGTTTGTCAGTATTTCAAGAACCTTATTAAAACAAACCTTTAACGACTGTAAGCTACTTATTACCCGTCTATTAAAGGAGTTTGTTCCAGGAGTTGGATAGCAGCGTTAAAGTTGCTGTTTTCTGGTGAATTTTTATTCACTGTCAGTGGAACGGCAATTGCCACTGCTACTACTGCTGTCACCGCTAGAATCcctatatttaaaaaatatattaaacaGTTTTTAGGGAAGTGCATCCAAAATAGAATTGTTGAAATGTTACAAGTTTTTTTATACGTAATTAGGCTAATAGGGTGTAACTTTGAGCTATAAACCATAACTAAACGGAAGCATGTTTTTGCAATGCAGAAGAACTTAATTTGCTAACAATACTGTAAGCGTAAATTAGTTTATACCTAGTATTATTAACGTTCTGTTTCTGTGAACATCttccattttctttttgtacGTTTAAAATTGATAGCCTAAAGTTGAAGATGTCTAGTAAACCTACGGTATAGGACACTGCTGCGTTAGGTTTTAAAAGTGCTCACCTGCACCAACTTTTATCTCGAAATGCCATCAGtatcaaataataattaaagcGTGTACTTAAGTAACAACGCAAACATACAGACATGTTAGACTAGTTGTAGCTGGTACgactttttaattaaaaattaatctgCATTAACGCTTGAAATGACAAATATTTGTATTCTGCCGTGAAACGTCATGTTTTTAATGCAAGTCACTAAAACCAATACTCCAACACTTTTGAAGTGACACCATGATGTAATCAAGTAAACTTAACGGCGTATCGGCGTTATATTGTATACTAAAGATGGTTAAAATATGTAGAAGTCTTACATGATACAACACatgaaaccaaaaaaaattaagatcGTATACATTGAGTTATACAAAAAGAAAACGCTAAATTACCAAAAGACAAAATCCTTCAGATTAAAAGTACAATAAACTTCGCAAATTTAACTACAGTGAACGTTTCTAGATATTGCATGAAATCAGAAGACAAGCTTCTCTCTGTGTATGGTAATTTGGGgatcaacaaaaagttaaaagtgtGCGGGTACATAATTCTAAATAACACAGATGAGtttaatatcaaaaaatatttttaacaaaaactgaccAAAGTTATTTTCATGTGTTTTTAGTATAATTTACGCCAAAAACGTATCGAAAATGCGTGACGGTCGGCTTTTGACGAAAGAAAGCGCAAATCCAACTGCCCCGAAGGCCTATTACATAAAATTGAATGGCGCATAAGGATTTTATCGCTGAAAGGGTTCAAGGATAAAAAAGGTTTAATAAGCTCTGCTTTCCTTTACAATTAGGCTCTGCATGGATAATTCACAGAACTTGCTGAAATCCATGTCTCATCAGGATCGTTTGAAGGACGTGCTACACTTTCAGCCTTTCTGAGCACTCTCAACAAGTTATCTCTCGTTATCATTCTCAATTCATCTTCTGTCCAACCACGCTTGAGCAATTCAGCGACCAAATTCGGATAGGTCGATACATCCTCCAATCCAGTTGGAACCCTGTTATCGACAACaatacttttaaataaaatactaacTGTTTTGCAGATGATTTATGTGAAACAGATTCatgccaaacaaaaataatgtccAACTATAGTTACGTTTGAGGGTGATAGCATTTGTTGTCAGTATTAAAGTTTAACTTCTTTCTAGCAAATTCATGTACCGAAAGATACTCTGAAAGTTTTTATGTGTAAATTCCTAAATCTATTAGTATTAACCAATgcttgttaatattttttgtaaatattcatTAGTTGAAATATTAAGTTAGGAgctttctttttgtttcagCCGTAAATATTCAACCAAGTTACCTGGTAACACCATCATAATCAGCTCCAAACCCTAAGTACTCAACGCCAATTAGACTTTTTATGTAATCAAAGTGATCTGTAAAAAACAATGATGACAAACTGATATAATCAACACAGGATTACAAATATGGTTGATGTATGACTCTGTGATATAATTAAGTCagtcaattattttattgaaataaatttattttttggaaacttGTTTGATACTTATTGatattttcacagtttttgaACACTTTCCTTTAATGCTTAAACAAGGATATTCCATTTACGGTTCTAAACTTACCTGCTACATCTGTTGTGTTTGCAGTCGTGCTACAAGTGACGTAATCATTATAAAAGTTGATCATTATAATGCCATTGTTCTCTTTCTGTAAACAGATTGATGAGTTGATTTAATTGCACCCCAGTATTTTAAGAAAACAAGCTGCCCGGCAATTGGTACAGGTCATACATGGAAAGCACCTTTCCAATTGCCAATAAGCGTTTCAATGGAATTTTCTTATGTTTGTAATATTGTTTAGAAAAGGTTATTGCGTTTACATAGGTGAGCCAAAATGCATTACATTGTGCGGTTGTTGAAATAACTTTTACCAGATCGCTCTCTGTTTTCTAAAAGCCCATAACAAATACTCACCAACAGTTGCAGTATATCGTCCGGTACATTTCGTACATGATCGCAGAGATGTCGTGCTGAACTGTGACTGTATATGACTGGGGCTGTGGTTACGCTAAAAACGTCTTTCATAGTTTGATCAGACACGTGGGAAATGTCGACCAAAATTCCAATTCGATTCATTTCGGCTACCACCCGCTGTAAAAGTTAAGCAATATTTATTTAACGCGCATTCTGTCAAAAATTCATCCACTTATTTTAGGCTTGAAGGCAATATCAAAACAGTTAAATTGTGGTGATAGGCAAGTGCTAACACAAattaaacatatatataagAAAAACTTGTCAGTGCTGAGGATAAAGAGCAAAGAATTGTCCAATATTATTTAGTGGTAATATTTAGCATCGATGTAATGCAGCATTACAACGATAAGAACATCGTTGAGGACCAACAACGGGTTTGGAATCTGGACCCTTGCGAGCCTGGCGCTCTAACCGTTCCGCTACCGACCTAACTGTGGTTGAGTAGTATTATACTTTGTGAATGAAgcattgattttttatttacttactttGCCAAAGTCAGTCAAGCCCCCGTTGGAATAATTCCGATTTGAAGCATCGGCCCTGCACATTTGTTAAAGAATAGGTTATACCGCTTGCACCTACACAGATATCCCATAGCAGCTGCATGTTAACATGTTACAAAAATACCAAGGGGTGTCGCAGCTGTGCGTGAGTGTCATATAACGTGCTCCCAGTGCATAATACATCCTCAAAGCTGCAAGTGAGCTATCGATCATGTGACCTCCTTCCACTCCGATTAAAGACGCAATTTTTCCAGCTGCATTTGCATCTTCAATATCTGTACAAAAATACAAGGTTTTAATACAGCAtaattctaaatttttttcGTAAAATCAAACGTTGAAAAACTGCATGGTCGGCTTGATTGCTAGCCGACATTTTTTTATACTATGAGCAAATAAGTCTATATTTAAGCTTAGTCAATTGGATAGCTGTTTTGTCTTTTTGCGCAACATATTTCATACATAAAccataataattttaatatcgtTTATATGTCGCATGAAGTGTCAAAAAGTATAAGAAAACTCGAAAACAATTGTTGGTTGCAAGCGGCGAAACCTTTTTCACATTACGCTAAAGTctgtgaaaagttttaaacctataacaaaaaattgcaGAGGGCTACAATTCATGAATTCCATATTGAAGAATAATCTAAATGTAATACTTGCatgatattttgaaataatttttacaactttgTAGCACATGCATTTGTTTTACAATGTCGCTCCGTTGGCGAATAATTTGTGCGGCTATTGAGTCAGTCATTGTCAAACGAACCTGTGAATTGTCATAACGAACCTAGTGTAGCCTAGTTATAGAAATTGCGCAACTTCTGCAAAATTTTACTACGCTTTCCTTTCAATGTTTAAATATTTCGCTCGTAAAACGGTTTAAAAAAGCATCGTTTACTAATGTGTTGCGCAACttctgcaaaattttattacgCTTTCCTTTCAATGCTTAACTATTTCGCTCGTGAAACGGATTAAAAAGCATCGTTTATTAATGTGTACTAGCCGATATAATCGATTTATCCTAGCCTATGAATGCGCGGGCTTGCAAAAATTGGCTGCCACTATTACACAGGAAAAAAATCGTGTGTTTGAAGCCATTTTTACAGTCAGTTATAAACCAAACTTAGATGTTATAACTTAATAACTTAAACCtgacctaaatctacctttaGTTAAACCTTACATAGCTTAAGTCGATTTTTTCATACCGATCCGCCTTACCTAACCACCTATATTTAACAACGgactgcgtgacctactttcgtTGAAATAGTCGCTTGCCAAAAAATTGTTACttgattatttttttgatATATAGCCCAGTATTATTGCATTTCCAATATGTTGCGTTTGGAAAAGCATTTtatcatttcaaaatattttacaaataactttttaaattttgtttttgataatTTACATCTGTGCTTTTGTGACTTACATATTGCAAAATGCACTTGGGATGGTTGGTGTTGAAAAATTGATTGACATTAGTACAGTACAAGAAGCCATTTAACAAGTGGTAACCTCGTGATAACATCAATGATACTATATAcaatagatatatatatatgtatacattATATAGTATCATTGATGACATATTAAGGATGTACAGTAATATTGTAGTCTAACTTGTTTAACTGATCACAAAAACTACAATCAAGAGCACCTTTTGCAGTTGTGGCAAACTGAAAAGTATCGGAATATGCCTCAATAAATCTCCGGATCATGTCCATTTGTTCCAGGCCCTGCCTCACAGCATCTTTATGGGCAGAGTTACAATGGACAAAACAGGCCCAGAACTGCAAAATATTGAATCAAAAACGTTAACTACAACCATTTTACCACCACGAACTCTTTCTGTACATAGTATTAATGTTTTAAGTATGCCTTTTTGTAAACAAGCCACCACAAACTGTTACAGCAGTGTAGATCAAACCAATTTGACCTATACCACAGGATTTTGTCAAAACTCAGAAATTTGAACTTTTTATTAGCTTTGCAATGACGTAAAAGTGAACAAAGCAGTATAACCTTTTAGTACTCATAAGTAAATGggcaaagcaaacttttcttttCTATGCTTTCTGGGTTTGCAGCACGACCACGTATATTATTTGCTAATATAACAAAGGCATGTTCTTTATGCATGGGTAATCAATCAGCACGACttgcaaaaatgatttttgatTTCGGAGAGCGCAAATAAGAGCCCTGACTATTAGTATAACTTCACAATGAGCATATAACACTTGTTCGTGACCACATGCGATGTTTATCACacttttcaaacaaagttGTTTTGCAGCGTTACCAAGTGAGAACAGGAATTGTTGCGCAACCATATCATCGACTGAGAAACAATAAGAAAACATTTGAGGCTACACCTGCGCTCCAACTTTGCCTTTCTTTAGCCTGGGAATGTCTGTGTGAGAATCGGGGTATACTTCAGTTAGATCATCCCACAAGCTTATATTATTGATCACATTTTGAAGGTTATCTCTAAACTGCCAAGCCCAATCGTTATGCCTGaattaaagaaacaaataaaaaataaggtGTCGGCAGCAAAGTGGTTTCATAAGGCATGCACACAGCTAAGACGAACACTTACCCATCTATTATAGGATATTTGTCCAGGATTTCATTAGCTGTTTCaagatttgtttttacatttgaGTTCAACGCAATCGGAACAGCTATTGCCACTGCAATCGCAGCAGCTAAAATCAATGCTCCTAAAAGAATAAGAACAAATACAACTCCAACCTAGACAAAGTTGTTTGAACTTGGCATACATAtttcaaattcaaattttttctatgCGTGTTTAACTTCTTAATAGATGTTGTAATCATGTCTAAATTGAAAATCGTTCTCGCGACATATCATctcaaaaaaatagaaaaattaagCTACTTGTCAAAGTATATGTTGTAACTATAGCTTTAGAAGTTACTGAAAATTAAGGTAAGCCAATTCAAAAAGGGTGGCCTTGGTAAAGCCGATAATTTTGACAAAGCGCTAGGTAGTCGTGCGTGGTACTTAAATTAGCATAAAAATTAGCATACGTAgtaataaaccaaacattgttttaaaactttactttTTACTTACCGACAAAAATGAAGAGAGTTTTGTTACTCTTGCTTACTCTTCCCGAGTCTATGCGGTATTTGTCATCGTTTGGCATTATTATATCAGAATCAGCTGATAACTGTCTGCCAATAAAATCACCAACAAAATCTGTACACGTGCAACGGTTTATGAAGCCCAACGTGGAGAAGTCACAAGACTCCAGCTATTAAAACCTTCTTCTCGTGCTCTCGCAATCCAGGAAGACAAAATGCTATTGAGGAAGTAATTATTGTACGCATTACGCATTGGTGAGTGTCGGCTTTTAGCTTATTATTATAATGACCTACTCACCTACAGCACAAATATTGTTTCTTGAAAACGTCAACCAAAAACGTGAAAAGGTCAACAAAGAAGCTAGGTCACGaaaaagttttcacttttttcgTATGTATGCAAACAGTCTGATGCGAGAAGTTTAGTAATTATCCCAGCCTTAATTCGTGTTTTTGTCAGgaacaaatttaaacaaagcatAAACTCTTTTGCTTTGATAAATGTTAGCTGATCACTCACATTGTGTCATACAAATGGTTAAAGTTTACATCTCAGTTATAAGAAATAGCGTTTATAGATGTTGTTCAAGCAGCCAATTGGTTTGCATTTTGATCACCCTAAAAATAGGAATCATGCAGGAATGAACGTCGATCTCTGAAGCAATACCAATAGATTCTATGGAAAAATTCGGAAGCTCGACtgacaaaattttgacaaacatGGCAATGCTGTCTTTAGTAtgtaatgtagcctatatttacTTGTTATGCTGCTAATATACTTGAttgtaaaaaagtaaaattatttttcagtgTAGCCTGGTGGTCATGGCAGTGGTGATGATGGTCACTTTAAA
The Clavelina lepadiformis chromosome 4, kaClaLepa1.1, whole genome shotgun sequence DNA segment above includes these coding regions:
- the LOC143452658 gene encoding dipeptidase 1-like, giving the protein MPNDDKYRIDSGRVSKSNKTLFIFVGALILAAAIAVAIAVPIALNSNVKTNLETANEILDKYPIIDGHNDWAWQFRDNLQNVINNISLWDDLTEVYPDSHTDIPRLKKGKVGAQFWACFVHCNSAHKDAVRQGLEQMDMIRRFIEAYSDTFQFATTAKDIEDANAAGKIASLIGVEGGHMIDSSLAALRMYYALGARYMTLTHSCDTPWADASNRNYSNGGLTDFGKRVVAEMNRIGILVDISHVSDQTMKDVFSVTTAPVIYSHSSARHLCDHVRNVPDDILQLLKENNGIIMINFYNDYVTCSTTANTTDVADHFDYIKSLIGVEYLGFGADYDGVTRVPTGLEDVSTYPNLVAELLKRGWTEDELRMITRDNLLRVLRKAESVARPSNDPDETWISASSVNYPCRA